In one window of Allorhodopirellula heiligendammensis DNA:
- a CDS encoding S1C family serine protease, which yields MLGATPANGDDIDLLWQIENQRVEAVEHAMSSTVCVFVPGGAGGGSAVLISKDGFALTNFHVTSPAGTYMRCGLRDGNIYDAVTVGIDPVGDLALIQLLGRDDFPTAKFVPSRQVQVGDACYAIGNPFLLATNLQPTVSAGIISGTRRYQYPSGTLLEYGNCFQTDASINPGNSGGPLYDASGDLIGIIGRCSFEKRGRVNVGVGYAISGDQAQNFLGSLHSGRILDHATLGATVGTDDDGSVRVTNILQSSDAFRRGLRYGDEILEIDHRVVQTANDVQNLLATFPAQWRVPLTYRQEGQVIQTLVRLANVHRGDELLEKMKSALPPPPPAPPQKSQQAPDEQSPEEAEHEDGDHEGAEHEGAEHEGGEHEHGNSDAAPAQPGSNNAQDDVKKDAGGEPIPAAAIERIEERKGFANYFYNAQLQTKFIERLRHQFSALPAGGDGWNITGQADVAGEPNAIPFTMIVSDDSCEMTLGERRVRLSRPDEYVAAVDRGHATGVLAAMQSLRRMLLMGPNRYGETYAWGTAPLLGRRPLREGTVGIHGGLESRFFQHPTSGRLEVIESFADRDGDPAEVWIDPPTWLLETNSETLGGAGEFAIDDNREGSTEDSQLPRVLQLRYGLDPSVTLRINTWATADNSMPAELSGEGGDGNVE from the coding sequence ATGCTGGGTGCCACACCAGCGAACGGCGACGATATCGATTTGCTATGGCAGATAGAAAATCAGCGGGTCGAAGCAGTGGAGCATGCCATGTCGTCGACGGTCTGCGTCTTCGTCCCCGGCGGCGCCGGGGGAGGGTCGGCCGTGTTGATTTCGAAAGACGGCTTTGCCCTGACCAATTTTCACGTTACCAGCCCAGCGGGAACGTACATGCGCTGCGGTCTCCGTGATGGCAATATCTACGATGCAGTGACTGTGGGCATCGATCCGGTGGGTGACTTAGCGTTGATTCAGTTACTAGGACGCGATGATTTTCCCACAGCGAAATTTGTCCCCAGTCGCCAAGTCCAGGTCGGCGACGCTTGCTACGCCATCGGCAACCCGTTCCTGCTTGCAACCAATCTGCAGCCTACGGTCTCGGCGGGCATCATCAGCGGCACACGTCGCTATCAGTATCCCTCAGGCACGCTGCTGGAGTACGGAAATTGCTTCCAGACGGATGCCTCGATTAACCCTGGCAATTCGGGTGGTCCACTCTACGACGCCAGTGGCGATCTCATCGGAATCATCGGACGATGTTCCTTTGAGAAGCGGGGGCGAGTCAATGTTGGCGTGGGGTACGCCATCTCAGGTGACCAAGCCCAGAACTTTCTCGGGTCGCTGCACAGCGGTCGTATTCTCGATCATGCCACTCTCGGTGCTACGGTAGGTACGGATGACGACGGCAGCGTGCGCGTGACCAACATCCTGCAATCCAGTGATGCGTTTCGGCGCGGCCTGCGATACGGAGACGAGATTCTCGAAATCGACCATCGCGTGGTGCAGACTGCCAACGACGTGCAAAATCTGCTGGCTACGTTTCCTGCCCAGTGGCGAGTGCCGCTGACCTATCGCCAGGAGGGCCAGGTCATTCAAACGTTAGTCCGGTTGGCCAACGTGCACCGCGGTGACGAATTACTAGAAAAAATGAAATCGGCGCTGCCTCCGCCACCACCGGCCCCACCCCAGAAATCGCAGCAGGCTCCCGACGAGCAATCGCCCGAAGAAGCTGAGCATGAAGACGGCGATCACGAGGGCGCCGAACACGAGGGCGCCGAACACGAGGGCGGCGAACACGAGCATGGCAACTCCGATGCTGCTCCCGCCCAGCCAGGGTCAAATAATGCCCAGGATGATGTCAAAAAGGATGCTGGTGGCGAGCCCATTCCAGCAGCGGCGATTGAACGGATCGAAGAACGTAAGGGATTCGCAAACTATTTTTACAATGCACAACTTCAAACGAAGTTCATTGAGCGACTGCGACATCAGTTTTCCGCCCTGCCCGCCGGTGGTGATGGCTGGAACATTACGGGCCAAGCAGATGTCGCTGGTGAACCGAACGCGATTCCGTTCACGATGATCGTCAGTGATGACAGTTGTGAGATGACTCTCGGCGAGCGACGGGTGCGGCTTAGTCGCCCCGATGAATATGTCGCGGCAGTCGATCGCGGGCATGCGACTGGCGTGCTCGCTGCCATGCAAAGCCTACGCCGTATGCTGCTGATGGGACCGAATCGCTACGGGGAGACGTATGCATGGGGGACCGCTCCTCTGCTCGGTCGCCGCCCGCTGCGTGAGGGCACCGTCGGCATCCACGGTGGTCTGGAGTCTCGTTTTTTTCAGCATCCCACCTCCGGACGCTTAGAGGTGATCGAGTCGTTCGCCGATCGCGATGGGGATCCCGCCGAGGTCTGGATCGATCCGCCGACATGGTTACTCGAGACCAATTCCGAAACCCTTGGCGGTGCGGGTGAGTTCGCCATCGACGACAACCGCGAAGGATCGACCGAGGACAGTCAACTGCCTCGTGTGCTGCAGTTGCGATATGGCCTTGATCCGTCGGTAACTCTGCGAATCAACACTTGGGCTACCGCAGATAACTCGATGCCAGCCGAATTGAGCGGCGAAGGTGGTGATGGAAATGTCGAATAA
- a CDS encoding glycosyl hydrolase family 98 translates to MDCPLTPFSRLLKTCRTWTLLAILPASVSMASVASASEISITSADGNMIQGEIVQLDAEGLQVKDGSETLTLPLDELSQLNFDHDPQPPLPMRAQLAGGSQLGITGLTWTDNTVNIAVARQSSLTIPAQQLRWVRFQKGNSATDPTWLGWLEETRRGDRLVVRRNEKALDSIDGTVKGITRDTVSFEMRGNPIEAPLPKLEGILFSNTTQDDATGDIRVVDTSGSEWMAKSISMPVGSSHIQLRLAGGIEHAVPLDQVRRIGFAGGILSLSDVEVAAANFDSDRQDSGKSVNTSDLDNWFAPQSDNGVIRIQAPGKITLRIPDGYQKLIVAARRSQDVSEFTALRLDVLVDGAVQWTATLQDRESLGLELPISGARQLTLRASRMSQSNDTTSPVGAALGGSVEWFSGRLLK, encoded by the coding sequence ATGGACTGCCCGTTGACACCATTCTCGCGCCTGCTCAAGACCTGCCGCACTTGGACGCTGTTGGCAATCTTGCCCGCCAGCGTCTCGATGGCGAGCGTGGCGAGCGCCTCCGAGATTTCGATCACGTCCGCCGACGGAAATATGATCCAAGGAGAAATTGTCCAACTCGATGCAGAGGGACTCCAAGTAAAAGACGGATCGGAGACATTGACTCTGCCACTGGATGAGCTCTCCCAACTCAACTTCGACCACGATCCGCAACCGCCGCTACCCATGCGCGCCCAACTCGCTGGTGGATCGCAATTGGGAATCACAGGACTAACCTGGACGGATAACACCGTGAATATTGCGGTGGCGCGTCAATCGTCGCTCACCATTCCTGCCCAGCAACTTCGCTGGGTCCGATTTCAGAAAGGCAATTCGGCCACCGATCCCACTTGGCTGGGATGGCTGGAAGAGACCCGCCGTGGCGATCGACTCGTTGTCCGCCGCAACGAGAAGGCCCTTGATTCAATTGACGGCACTGTAAAGGGGATTACCCGAGACACAGTATCGTTTGAAATGCGTGGCAATCCCATTGAGGCCCCACTGCCGAAACTCGAGGGGATTTTGTTTTCCAATACAACTCAAGACGACGCTACAGGGGACATTCGCGTGGTCGATACCTCTGGTTCTGAATGGATGGCCAAATCAATCAGCATGCCGGTAGGAAGCAGCCACATTCAACTTCGTTTGGCAGGCGGCATCGAACACGCCGTTCCGCTCGACCAAGTGCGACGGATTGGCTTCGCCGGTGGCATTTTGTCCCTGTCGGACGTCGAGGTCGCAGCCGCCAACTTCGATAGTGATCGCCAGGACTCTGGGAAATCAGTCAACACGTCCGATCTGGACAACTGGTTTGCACCGCAATCCGACAACGGAGTGATTCGGATTCAGGCCCCAGGAAAGATCACGTTGCGAATTCCGGACGGCTACCAAAAACTCATTGTGGCGGCGCGACGTAGTCAGGATGTCAGTGAATTCACTGCGCTGCGGCTCGACGTGCTCGTCGACGGAGCGGTGCAGTGGACTGCCACGCTTCAAGATCGAGAATCGCTCGGATTGGAACTTCCCATTTCGGGAGCTCGTCAACTCACGCTACGAGCATCACGCATGTCTCAGTCGAACGACACCACCTCGCCCGTCGGAGCCGCCCTGGGCGGGAGCGTCGAGTGGTTTTCAGGAAGGTTGCTGAAATGA
- a CDS encoding response regulator, with the protein MSIKFTQSCPICGRRIDVRASLLGCTVACQHCGAEFTANANQSCPAGREHSDELLARVEKALRRAEAAAAVEAEV; encoded by the coding sequence ATGTCGATCAAATTCACACAGTCTTGCCCGATTTGCGGTCGACGTATCGACGTCCGGGCATCGCTGCTGGGGTGCACGGTAGCGTGCCAACACTGTGGTGCCGAGTTTACCGCCAATGCGAATCAAAGCTGCCCCGCGGGCAGAGAGCATAGCGACGAGCTACTCGCCCGAGTTGAGAAGGCGCTCCGTCGAGCCGAAGCGGCGGCTGCAGTAGAGGCTGAGGTGTAA